GGCAAGCGTGGTGCGTTCCTGTTCTTCTATCTGGGCTAGACTTTCGACTATACTCGTCGTCTGGGCGTTGTCCCGTCCTTGATCGTCGGCGATCGAGACAATTCCCTGCGATTGCTTGTACTGCGATAGCGTTGCTTCTACTTGGGCAAGCTGGGCGCGTTTTTTCGGAACTTCTACTGCTAAGAATTGCCGTGCCGAGCCAGCCTCGCGCCGAATCACTGCCGTATCCTCGTTAATCATGGCTTCTGTTAAAGCATTGAGCAGTTTAGCCGCGATTAAGGGGTCTTTGTTGCTGTATTTAATTTCCAGAATGCTAGTTGCAGGAACGGTTTTAACTTTTAACTGTTTTCTGAGTTCTTCTACCGTTGGTGGTTCTGCGTTACTATTGCGATTATTTGCCGTATACGCTTCGTAAATTGCTTGACGTAAAACTTTTTGGGAAAGGGCGAGTTCCGCTTGGGTTGCGACTGGGTTGGAGTCAAGTCGGGCTGATTCTTGAGTCAAATCGCGTCCTGTTTCTCCAGCTAGGCTCAATTGTTTGCCATCAAGCATCAGCCGCGCTTCTGCTTCGTAAGTCCTGGGGGCAAATATAAGATAGACCAGCGCACCAAGCATCACTGAGATGAAGGTGGCTAAAGCGGGCAAGCGCCGCCGATAAAAAATTGTCGGTAAAAGCGCGTATTTCTGTTCCATCACAACACCTTCATCTATCAGCCTGTTGGTTAACGTGGTTAGCGACTTATTTTTTCTGAAGCTTGAACGGGAGGGGTAGTAGCCAGTTGCTTGGCAACACTGGGGCGGATTGTTGTTGTCTGATTCAGTGTTTTGTACACGTTCAGAGTTTCAGTAGTAATATCATCCCAGTTATGGTGCTGCTGAACGTATTTTTGCGCTCGATTTGCCATTGCAGCCAGTGCTTCGGGATGGGCGATCGCTCGCTCTAAAGTCTGGGTGCAATCTGTTACGTCGCCAGCCCCGAACAGCAATCCCCGATCTTGAGCAATTAATTGCTGGTGGGCGGGAATATCGCTGGCGACGACTGGTACGCCTTCTTGCATGGCTTCTAGCATGGCTAGGGGTAGTCCTTCCAAATCGGAAGGGAGAGTAAAACATCCCGCCCCACGCACGATTTCTGCTAGTTTTTGCCCCCGGAGTTCTCCTGTAAAGACAATGTTAGGGTTGTTATTAGCGAGTTCTGATAACTCGGTGGCAAAGGCATTAGTATCGCTTGTCCCGCCGACGAGAACGAGTTTCCAGTCACGCGGCTTTAGCTTTTGAAAAGCTTGAATTAGCAAGTCTGGACGCTTTTCCGGTACGAGTCTGCCGACATAGGTAATGTATTTGCCTGGAGTCAGTCCTAAGGAAGTACCGTAGGCAAAACTACCATCTGTAGGAGCGTATCTAGCGGGTCCGTTAGGGATGTAAACCGTGTCGCGATTGTATGTCTGTTTGAAATAGGTGCGCAGTTCGTCAGAGACGACGACAATTCCATCTGCAAATCGTGCTGCGGCTCGTTCGCCTGCATGTAAGATGCGGCTGGAGATTTTACCCCACTTTGCCCGCTGCCAATCTAAGCCCTGACAGGTGACAACGACTTTGGCAGTGGAGGCAAATTTTGGCAACCAGCTAAATACCGAGGGTCCGAGAGCGTGGAAATGAATGATGTCGTATTGACTACCGCTTGCCGCGATCGCCCCTAGTAGGGAAGTGAAAAAGGCATCTGCTCCTCTTAGCTGCAAACAGGGCAAGGAAATAACTCTCACCCCTTTGTATTTATACTGTTCCAGCCAGGAAGAACCTAGATAAGAGGAGCGGGCAAACAGGTC
This window of the Chroococcidiopsis thermalis PCC 7203 genome carries:
- a CDS encoding glycosyltransferase family 4 protein — its product is MRIAVIGAKGLPANQGGIEHYCQEMYPRMVERNHSVDLFARSSYLGSSWLEQYKYKGVRVISLPCLQLRGADAFFTSLLGAIAASGSQYDIIHFHALGPSVFSWLPKFASTAKVVVTCQGLDWQRAKWGKISSRILHAGERAAARFADGIVVVSDELRTYFKQTYNRDTVYIPNGPARYAPTDGSFAYGTSLGLTPGKYITYVGRLVPEKRPDLLIQAFQKLKPRDWKLVLVGGTSDTNAFATELSELANNNPNIVFTGELRGQKLAEIVRGAGCFTLPSDLEGLPLAMLEAMQEGVPVVASDIPAHQQLIAQDRGLLFGAGDVTDCTQTLERAIAHPEALAAMANRAQKYVQQHHNWDDITTETLNVYKTLNQTTTIRPSVAKQLATTPPVQASEKISR